From Psychroflexus torquis ATCC 700755, the proteins below share one genomic window:
- the lipB gene encoding lipoyl(octanoyl) transferase LipB — translation MNKTIKVLELGRKDYKETWDLQEELFQKVLDTKIKNKREKSELPTDNSFIFVEHPHVYTLGKSGDLANLLLDEKQLAEKGATFYKINRGGDITYHGPGQIVGYPILDLENFFTDIHKYLRLLEEMVILTLAEYGLKSERSKGETGVWLDVGTPFARKICALGVRASRWVTMHGFAFNVNADLDYFDNIVPCGIKDKAVTSLNVEIGQKEVPVDEVKAKLKKHFAELFEAEFLEV, via the coding sequence ATGAATAAAACGATAAAAGTTCTGGAATTAGGACGGAAAGATTATAAAGAAACTTGGGATTTACAAGAAGAATTGTTCCAAAAAGTCCTTGATACAAAAATAAAAAACAAGCGTGAAAAAAGCGAACTCCCAACAGATAACAGCTTTATTTTTGTAGAGCATCCGCATGTCTATACACTAGGGAAAAGCGGCGACTTGGCCAACTTACTTTTAGACGAAAAGCAGCTGGCAGAGAAAGGAGCGACCTTTTATAAAATAAACCGAGGTGGAGATATTACCTACCACGGTCCTGGACAAATTGTTGGCTATCCTATTTTGGACCTTGAAAATTTCTTTACCGATATCCACAAATATCTACGCCTCCTAGAGGAAATGGTTATTCTTACCCTGGCAGAATATGGCCTTAAGTCAGAACGAAGCAAAGGAGAAACCGGGGTTTGGCTAGATGTAGGAACACCCTTTGCTAGAAAAATATGTGCTTTGGGCGTTCGCGCTTCGCGTTGGGTGACCATGCACGGCTTTGCCTTCAATGTGAATGCAGACCTCGACTATTTTGACAATATTGTTCCTTGCGGAATTAAAGACAAAGCAGTGACTTCGTTAAACGTGGAAATCGGCCAAAAAGAGGTGCCTGTCGACGAGGTAAAAGCTAAACTCAAAAAACACTTTGCCGAGCTATTTGAAGCTGAATTCTTAGAAGTTTAG
- a CDS encoding ribonuclease HII: MLQPYFQSKKLECGTDEAGRGCLAGPVTAAAVILPKDFKNELLTDSKLLSSSKREFLEVILKESSVSFGIAHIMMETIDEINILNASIKAMHASIQQLTPDPELILVDGNRFHTYPNIPHQCIIKGDSKFLSIAAASIFAKTARDAYMKTIDKEFPMYGWAQNKGYPTKAHRKAIREYGITKYHRQSFKLLPDSEGI, from the coding sequence ATGCTCCAACCTTATTTTCAATCCAAAAAACTAGAATGTGGTACCGACGAAGCGGGTCGAGGTTGTTTGGCAGGTCCAGTCACCGCGGCAGCAGTTATTCTCCCCAAGGATTTTAAAAACGAACTACTAACCGATTCTAAACTGTTGTCCTCCAGTAAACGTGAGTTCTTAGAAGTTATTTTGAAAGAGAGTAGTGTAAGTTTTGGAATAGCCCACATTATGATGGAAACGATAGATGAGATTAATATCTTAAATGCATCCATAAAAGCCATGCATGCCTCTATACAACAACTTACACCAGATCCTGAGTTGATTCTGGTCGATGGAAATAGATTCCATACCTACCCAAATATTCCTCATCAATGTATTATAAAAGGAGATTCTAAATTTCTGAGCATAGCGGCAGCTTCCATTTTTGCCAAAACGGCTCGAGATGCCTATATGAAAACTATCGATAAAGAATTTCCTATGTATGGTTGGGCTCAAAACAAAGGCTATCCCACAAAAGCCCATCGGAAGGCTATCCGAGAGTATGGAATTACCAAATACCACAGGCAGAGCTTTAAATTACTGCCAGACTCAGAAGGAATCTAA
- a CDS encoding putative porin: protein MKSVYLLIFILFCSSFSSAQERKLTGSEVPDDEGFERGDKTTSVKDDRDKPIISKYKIISISNDTTYVDTTLSIRKDYAYNYLRKDDFELLPFANVGLPYNELGYSFNHLNALPRFGARAKHFNYLEVEDIPYYEVPTPFTELYFRTVYEQGQNIDATFATNLKPNLNVSIAYKGLRSLGTYQRSLASTGNLRLGLNYRTTDNRYFVRSHFATQDILNQQSGGLTDRANQQFIDEIEEVQNRATAEVRLTNAETKLDAKRFYLNQFYNIRPGNDSTQNGQVRLNHILDFTDKEYQFTQGTANAIFGASFENSNLNDEVEYQNVSNTMILSYYQRYLGRIGFMARHQNLNYGYRTILVNEDQTIPNRLKTDIVSLGGTYLKEYKAFKLEGQAAYNITGDYDGYEVHGKASMTLSDSLQFAAKLDISSSAPNFNWILNQSDYKNYNWYNPDFDNVNTQRLEVKAESKVYGQVSASLTQIDNHAYFGFERTAEGAVTDSLVRPLQTDQQIRYFKIKAQKDFKYGNLNLANTIMYQNVLDGESVFPVPEIVTRNSLFYDNYLFDRALYLQTGLTFNYFSSFMSKAYDPILSEFAIQDFQELGGFYTADFFINAKIREARIYLKLENFTTLFQGNSNFSAPRYPYRDFAIRFGLVWNFFL from the coding sequence ATGAAGTCGGTATACCTTTTAATTTTTATTCTATTCTGTTCTTCTTTTTCGTCGGCTCAAGAAAGAAAGCTCACAGGGTCCGAGGTACCGGATGATGAAGGTTTTGAAAGAGGTGACAAAACTACTTCCGTTAAAGACGATCGAGATAAACCAATAATCTCCAAATACAAAATCATCAGCATAAGTAACGACACTACTTATGTGGATACCACATTGAGTATTCGTAAGGATTATGCCTATAATTATTTGCGTAAAGACGATTTCGAATTATTGCCTTTTGCTAATGTTGGCCTCCCTTATAATGAGCTAGGGTATTCCTTCAATCATCTTAATGCCCTACCTAGGTTTGGAGCAAGAGCAAAACATTTCAATTATCTGGAAGTAGAGGATATTCCCTATTACGAGGTCCCCACCCCATTTACCGAATTATACTTTAGAACGGTCTACGAGCAAGGACAAAACATAGATGCGACATTTGCAACCAATCTAAAGCCAAACCTAAATGTTTCTATAGCCTATAAAGGTTTGCGATCTTTAGGAACCTACCAAAGATCTCTGGCTAGTACGGGAAACTTAAGATTAGGACTTAATTATAGAACTACCGATAACCGGTATTTTGTAAGATCGCATTTTGCAACTCAGGATATCTTGAATCAGCAAAGCGGCGGACTTACCGACAGAGCCAATCAACAATTTATCGATGAAATAGAAGAGGTTCAAAACAGAGCAACAGCAGAGGTTAGACTTACCAATGCAGAGACCAAGCTAGATGCTAAACGTTTTTATCTCAATCAATTTTACAATATACGACCAGGAAACGATTCCACCCAGAATGGACAAGTCCGCTTAAACCATATTTTAGATTTTACAGACAAAGAATATCAATTTACTCAAGGGACAGCCAATGCGATTTTTGGAGCAAGCTTTGAAAATTCGAACCTCAACGATGAAGTAGAGTATCAAAACGTTTCCAATACGATGATTTTATCGTACTACCAAAGGTATTTGGGCAGAATAGGCTTTATGGCAAGGCATCAAAATCTTAATTACGGGTATAGAACAATCCTAGTGAACGAAGACCAAACCATTCCTAACCGTTTGAAAACGGATATTGTAAGCCTGGGGGGAACCTACCTAAAAGAGTATAAAGCCTTCAAGCTAGAAGGCCAAGCCGCCTATAATATCACTGGTGATTATGATGGGTATGAAGTTCATGGGAAAGCGAGTATGACGCTCTCCGATTCTTTACAGTTTGCTGCAAAATTAGATATAAGCTCTTCTGCGCCTAACTTCAATTGGATTCTGAACCAAAGCGATTACAAAAATTACAATTGGTACAACCCCGATTTTGATAATGTCAATACGCAACGTTTAGAAGTGAAAGCTGAATCTAAAGTATATGGCCAAGTTAGTGCCTCACTTACTCAAATCGACAATCATGCTTACTTCGGATTTGAAAGAACTGCTGAAGGAGCTGTCACCGATAGTTTGGTAAGACCCTTACAAACTGACCAACAGATTCGCTATTTTAAGATAAAAGCTCAAAAGGATTTCAAATACGGCAATTTAAATCTAGCAAATACCATTATGTATCAAAATGTTTTGGATGGAGAGTCTGTATTTCCAGTCCCTGAAATAGTGACCAGAAACTCATTATTCTATGACAACTACCTCTTCGACAGAGCGCTTTACTTACAAACAGGTTTAACTTTCAATTACTTTTCTAGCTTTATGAGCAAGGCTTACGATCCTATACTTTCAGAATTTGCAATTCAAGATTTTCAAGAACTTGGAGGATTTTACACGGCAGACTTCTTTATAAATGCTAAAATAAGAGAGGCTAGGATTTACTTAAAATTAGAAAACTTTACGACCCTATTTCAAGGAAATAGCAATTTTTCTGCTCCTCGCTACCCTTATCGGGATTTTGCCATCAGGTTTGGACTGGTATGGAATTTCTTTTTATAA
- a CDS encoding sigma-70 family RNA polymerase sigma factor — translation MSKLDLQPELWVEKYGDYFFYYTMSKVNDRETAKDIVSETFLAGLKSKANFEGRSTEKTWLSSILNRKIVDYYRKINSNKGKSEVKIDYSSQDQDGSWLEEQVSSSDSAENQMENKELGEAILSCLEHINPKHAEIFKMKTMQDYDNDVICKDMGITSSNLWVIIHRARAALASCLDNSWFKT, via the coding sequence ATGAGCAAGTTGGATTTACAGCCCGAGCTTTGGGTAGAAAAGTATGGGGATTACTTTTTCTACTATACGATGTCTAAAGTAAATGATAGGGAAACCGCTAAAGACATTGTGTCTGAAACTTTCCTTGCAGGATTAAAATCCAAAGCTAACTTTGAAGGTAGATCTACAGAAAAAACTTGGTTGTCTTCTATTTTGAACAGGAAAATCGTGGATTATTATCGTAAAATTAATTCCAATAAAGGCAAATCTGAAGTCAAAATAGATTACTCGAGTCAGGACCAAGACGGGTCTTGGCTTGAGGAGCAGGTGTCCAGTTCAGATTCAGCAGAAAACCAGATGGAAAATAAAGAATTAGGAGAAGCTATTTTAAGCTGTCTAGAACATATTAATCCCAAGCATGCTGAAATTTTTAAGATGAAAACGATGCAGGATTATGATAATGATGTCATCTGTAAGGATATGGGGATTACGTCGTCTAATTTATGGGTGATTATTCACAGAGCAAGAGCCGCGCTTGCTTCGTGTTTAGATAACTCTTGGTTTAAAACATAA
- a CDS encoding glycosyltransferase — protein sequence MSGSKLLIIGFVWPEPNSSAAGGRMMQLIELFLKRKFDIVYASPANFSEHAEDLEALGIRQEKIEVNTSVFDEFLNEEQPTHVLFDRFMMEEQFGWRVAEHCPEAVRILDTEDLHFLRKGRQQAYKEKKSFKKEFLYSDMAKREIASILRSDMSLIISKAEIELLVDQFKVSRRLLLYMPFLLKPIKDEHIRELPNFEDRQNFISIGNFLHAPNWDKTLFLKEEIWPLIKAAIPEAEVHVYGAYTSQKVEQLHNPKQGFLIKGRAPNAIECIKNARVLLGPVRFGAGLKGKFIDSMKAGTPSITTTIGAEGLCGDLPWCGEIANSAEEIARQAINLYTMPKRWKIAQRNGFQIINNRFQYKVHSANFFKRLTKLNSNLEGHRQQNFIGQILMHHTTQSTKYMSLWIESKNKISSKESI from the coding sequence ATGAGTGGGTCTAAACTTTTAATTATTGGATTTGTATGGCCTGAGCCAAATTCTTCGGCCGCTGGAGGAAGAATGATGCAACTCATAGAATTGTTTTTGAAACGAAAGTTTGATATCGTTTACGCCTCTCCAGCTAATTTTTCAGAACATGCCGAAGATTTAGAAGCGCTGGGAATTCGGCAAGAAAAAATAGAGGTCAATACCTCGGTATTTGATGAGTTTCTCAATGAAGAGCAGCCTACCCATGTGCTTTTTGATCGGTTTATGATGGAAGAGCAATTTGGCTGGAGAGTGGCCGAACACTGCCCCGAAGCAGTTCGGATTTTAGACACCGAGGATCTTCATTTTTTAAGAAAAGGCAGACAACAAGCCTACAAAGAAAAGAAATCCTTCAAAAAAGAGTTTCTATATTCTGATATGGCTAAGCGAGAAATCGCTTCGATTTTAAGATCGGACATGAGTTTGATCATCTCAAAAGCAGAGATTGAGCTGTTGGTCGATCAGTTTAAGGTAAGTCGGCGTTTACTTCTTTATATGCCATTTTTACTCAAGCCTATCAAAGATGAGCACATCCGTGAGTTACCAAACTTTGAAGATCGCCAGAACTTTATCAGTATAGGTAATTTCTTACATGCCCCCAATTGGGACAAAACCCTCTTTTTAAAAGAAGAGATCTGGCCACTTATTAAAGCGGCTATCCCAGAAGCAGAGGTTCATGTGTATGGCGCCTACACGTCTCAAAAGGTGGAGCAACTTCATAACCCAAAACAAGGGTTTTTAATAAAAGGCAGAGCTCCAAATGCTATTGAATGTATTAAAAATGCTAGAGTTCTTTTGGGTCCTGTCCGATTTGGTGCTGGGCTTAAGGGTAAATTCATAGACAGTATGAAGGCCGGCACTCCTTCTATTACCACCACTATTGGCGCAGAAGGACTTTGTGGTGATTTACCTTGGTGTGGAGAAATTGCCAATTCGGCTGAGGAAATAGCAAGGCAAGCCATCAACTTATACACTATGCCCAAACGTTGGAAAATAGCGCAACGCAATGGTTTCCAGATTATCAACAACCGCTTTCAGTACAAAGTGCACTCTGCCAATTTCTTTAAACGTTTAACAAAACTCAACTCCAATTTAGAGGGACATCGACAACAAAATTTTATTGGGCAAATCTTGATGCATCACACTACTCAAAGTACAAAATACATGTCGTTGTGGATAGAATCCAAAAACAAAATCTCTTCAAAAGAAAGCATTTAA
- the ruvC gene encoding crossover junction endodeoxyribonuclease RuvC — protein MATERIILGIDPGTTIMGFGVIEIVNNKMKFIQLNELMLKKYDDPYTKLKLIFDRTIDLIDTFHPDEIAIEAPFFGKNVQSMLKLGRAQGVAMAAGLSRQVPITEYLPKKIKMAITGNGNASKEQVAKMLQQMLKIKELPKNLDSTDGLAAAVCHFYNSNKPDLGKSYTGWDAFIKQNEKRVKK, from the coding sequence TTGGCGACAGAAAGAATTATTTTAGGCATAGATCCAGGCACCACTATCATGGGATTTGGTGTCATCGAGATTGTCAATAACAAGATGAAGTTTATTCAACTCAATGAACTTATGCTTAAAAAGTACGATGACCCTTACACTAAACTCAAACTGATTTTTGATCGGACCATCGATCTTATCGATACCTTCCATCCCGATGAAATTGCTATTGAAGCCCCTTTTTTTGGTAAAAATGTCCAATCCATGTTGAAACTTGGACGTGCGCAAGGAGTCGCTATGGCGGCAGGCTTATCAAGGCAAGTCCCCATTACTGAATATCTGCCCAAGAAAATTAAAATGGCCATTACAGGAAACGGAAACGCCAGTAAAGAACAGGTCGCTAAAATGCTACAGCAAATGCTAAAGATCAAAGAGCTTCCCAAAAATTTGGACTCTACCGATGGACTTGCAGCAGCCGTATGTCATTTTTATAATAGCAATAAACCTGACCTAGGAAAATCTTATACCGGTTGGGATGCCTTTATCAAACAAAACGAAAAGCGGGTCAAAAAGTAA
- a CDS encoding MutS-related protein: MPTPGSIYSEFISRYTTDLKAVKTQLLWSSMLRLAVFLAIAFAMYFFWSSTRVVIGSVILGIVLFLILVTRHSKIQYKKAKLKALLRLNETELKVLGLEFSDLPTGEVYKNPTHAFSQDIDIFGKHSFFQYLNRTALKEGEENLASKLTSNSINDIELKQASIKELAEKVELRQHFTADAILVDTETKANSIVRWITAYQRFVPKVMTWLPKVFSVLSLAAILGYFFNVLSGAQLLLWFLIGLGITGFFLKRINELSSHVSQAQSTFQQYFKLLKFIEDAEFNSSLLQSFQSKIHSDSAKASQILKVLSKHIDGLDQRNNILLGIVLNGFMLRDLTQSLKIENWIAQNATQVDSWFKVIAEIDAYNSLANFQFNHPDYVFPIIKDSGCFTKTEGAVHPLIDPKDAVRNDFEIKDNQFFIITGANMAGKSTFLRTVSTQIVMSNVGLPVCAKYCEYVPTKLITSMRTVDSLADEASYFFAELTRLKYIVDEIQTDKYFIVLDEILKGTNSTDKAIGSRKFVERLVKANAIGIIATHDLSLCEVADELPQVQNYYFDAEIVNDELNFDYTLKKGICQNMNASFLLKKMNIVE, from the coding sequence ATGCCTACACCAGGATCTATCTATTCTGAATTTATTTCTCGATATACCACTGATTTAAAAGCGGTAAAAACTCAATTGCTGTGGTCCAGTATGCTGCGTTTAGCCGTATTTCTAGCGATAGCCTTTGCGATGTACTTTTTTTGGTCCTCGACAAGAGTTGTTATTGGCTCTGTGATACTTGGAATTGTACTGTTTTTGATTTTAGTCACCAGGCACTCTAAAATCCAGTATAAAAAAGCAAAGTTGAAAGCGTTGCTTCGACTTAACGAAACTGAACTTAAGGTGTTAGGTCTTGAGTTTTCTGACTTGCCCACGGGAGAAGTCTATAAAAATCCAACGCACGCCTTTAGCCAGGATATCGATATTTTCGGGAAACATTCCTTTTTTCAATATCTCAATAGAACAGCGTTAAAAGAGGGGGAAGAAAATTTAGCCTCCAAATTGACCTCAAACTCTATAAATGATATCGAGCTCAAACAAGCTTCTATTAAAGAGTTAGCCGAAAAAGTGGAGTTGAGACAGCACTTTACCGCCGATGCGATTTTGGTGGATACGGAAACCAAGGCAAACAGCATCGTGAGATGGATTACCGCTTACCAGCGTTTTGTTCCTAAGGTGATGACTTGGTTACCAAAGGTATTTTCAGTGCTATCCTTGGCCGCAATACTAGGTTATTTTTTCAATGTCCTCAGCGGTGCTCAACTTTTGCTTTGGTTTTTGATCGGTTTAGGAATTACGGGTTTCTTCTTGAAACGCATCAATGAATTGTCTAGTCATGTGAGTCAGGCGCAGAGCACCTTTCAGCAGTATTTTAAATTATTAAAATTCATCGAAGATGCTGAATTTAATTCGAGTTTACTTCAATCCTTTCAATCAAAAATCCATTCAGATTCAGCTAAAGCGAGTCAGATTTTGAAAGTACTTTCAAAACATATCGATGGTCTAGATCAAAGGAATAATATCTTACTCGGTATCGTTTTAAATGGTTTTATGCTTCGTGATCTTACGCAATCTCTTAAGATTGAAAACTGGATTGCCCAAAATGCTACTCAGGTTGACAGTTGGTTTAAAGTGATCGCCGAGATCGATGCCTATAACAGTTTGGCCAATTTCCAGTTCAACCACCCAGATTATGTTTTCCCTATTATAAAGGATTCAGGATGCTTTACCAAAACTGAAGGTGCTGTTCATCCTTTAATAGATCCTAAAGACGCGGTGCGCAATGATTTTGAAATTAAAGACAATCAGTTTTTTATCATTACGGGAGCCAACATGGCTGGGAAAAGTACCTTCTTGAGAACAGTTTCTACACAAATCGTTATGTCCAACGTAGGCTTGCCCGTCTGTGCAAAGTACTGTGAGTATGTTCCTACAAAATTGATCACCAGTATGAGAACCGTAGATTCCCTCGCCGATGAAGCTTCTTATTTCTTTGCTGAATTAACTCGACTCAAATATATTGTAGATGAAATTCAAACCGATAAGTATTTTATTGTTTTAGATGAAATCTTAAAAGGCACCAACTCTACAGATAAAGCCATTGGCTCCAGGAAATTTGTCGAGCGCTTGGTCAAAGCCAATGCTATTGGGATTATTGCAACTCATGATCTTAGCCTTTGTGAGGTTGCTGATGAATTACCACAGGTTCAGAATTATTATTTTGATGCTGAAATCGTCAACGATGAGCTCAATTTTGATTACACCCTCAAAAAGGGGATATGTCAAAATATGAATGCTTCGTTTTTACTTAAGAAAATGAATATTGTAGAGTAA
- the hemW gene encoding radical SAM family heme chaperone HemW, which translates to MSSLYIHIPFCKQACHYCDFHFSTTLKHKSKLVKAICKELILRKTELPAAVENIYFGGGTPSLLSQEDLDLIFETIYGHYEVVDQPEITLEANPDDLDLEYLKMLYNTKVNRLSIGVQSFFEVDLKLMNRAHTAEEAESSILLAKRFFDNISIDLIYGIPDMDVERWKANLAKTIELEVSHISSYALTVEPNTPLKTFIDKEIIPPVDDDLAKLHFDILVETMMANGFENYEFSNFGKPGYFSQNNTAYWTGKFYLGIGPSAHSFVHTTRSWNISNNPKYIKAIEADELPYEQEVLSTTDRYNEYVMTRLRTKWGVDMKYVEKEFGLVYAAYLTEHLQDFQQHGLLVLKDDLLQVTGEGKFLSDGIASELFMLNLK; encoded by the coding sequence ATGAGTTCACTTTATATCCATATTCCCTTTTGCAAACAAGCTTGTCATTACTGTGATTTTCACTTCTCGACCACCTTAAAGCACAAGTCTAAGCTGGTGAAGGCGATATGCAAAGAACTCATCTTGCGGAAAACCGAACTCCCAGCAGCAGTAGAAAATATTTATTTTGGAGGAGGGACGCCTAGCTTATTATCACAAGAGGATTTAGATCTTATTTTTGAAACTATTTATGGCCATTATGAGGTTGTCGACCAGCCTGAAATTACGCTGGAAGCTAATCCAGACGATTTAGATCTAGAGTACCTAAAGATGTTGTACAACACCAAAGTTAATAGGTTGAGTATTGGAGTGCAGTCCTTTTTTGAAGTGGATTTAAAATTGATGAACAGAGCTCACACTGCTGAAGAAGCGGAATCTTCTATTTTGCTTGCTAAACGGTTTTTTGATAATATCTCTATCGACTTGATTTATGGTATTCCCGATATGGATGTGGAGCGTTGGAAAGCCAATCTAGCGAAGACTATAGAACTCGAAGTATCCCATATTTCTAGTTATGCGTTAACGGTCGAGCCCAACACTCCCCTCAAGACGTTTATTGATAAAGAAATTATCCCACCAGTAGACGACGATCTGGCCAAATTGCATTTTGATATTTTGGTGGAAACCATGATGGCAAATGGCTTTGAGAATTATGAATTCTCCAACTTTGGGAAACCTGGGTATTTCTCTCAAAATAATACGGCCTATTGGACAGGCAAGTTTTATCTCGGCATTGGACCTTCGGCACATAGTTTTGTCCATACCACCAGAAGTTGGAATATCAGTAACAATCCAAAATACATCAAGGCTATAGAAGCAGATGAACTGCCTTACGAACAGGAAGTCTTGAGCACTACAGATCGCTATAACGAATATGTTATGACACGATTACGGACCAAATGGGGCGTGGATATGAAATATGTAGAAAAAGAATTTGGTTTGGTTTATGCAGCCTATCTAACAGAACACTTGCAAGATTTTCAGCAGCATGGTTTACTAGTGCTTAAAGACGACTTGCTTCAGGTGACGGGGGAAGGAAAATTCCTATCGGACGGGATTGCGTCAGAATTATTTATGCTCAATCTTAAATAG